The following are encoded together in the Vigna angularis cultivar LongXiaoDou No.4 chromosome 9, ASM1680809v1, whole genome shotgun sequence genome:
- the LOC108346640 gene encoding transcription factor bHLH140 produces the protein MDMMDVDETSAPREGKPVLVILVGAPGSGKSTFGEDVMRSSTRHWVRVCQDTIGNGKAGTKAQCLSSATSALKDGKSVFIDRCNLDREQRSEFIKLGGGLQIDVHAVVLDLPAKLCISRSVNRTGHEGNLQGGRAAAVVNRMLQHKELPKLSEGFNRITFCQNENDVKNAINLYSSLGPLDNLPHGCFGQKNTDSKIQVGIMKFLKRAEVPLAAASTTSGTEEPTSQTPRNNSYCKDKEALSSISDTDNLETKEVERQEVGSAGSHANPVCPDDIPTLAFPSISTSDFQFNLEKAADIIVEKVAEFLNKFRNARLVLVDLSHKSKILSLVKARIAEKNMDTQKFFTHVGDITHLYSRGGLRCNAIANAANWRLKPGGGGVNAAIFNAAGPELESATKDKVKSLSPGNAAVVPLPSSSPLFTREGVTHVIHVLGPNMNPQRPNYLNNDYNKGCKILQDAYTSLFDGFASIVRNHPGIPEGKGEKLERKSLELPVQSDCSSRKYFTGTDQKSKRSDDHGSEKSKKCKGTQDDLGLPFTDSKGEKVDSEHRRIERSRSKAWGSWAQALHQIAMHPEKHKGDLLEISDDVVVLNDIYPKAQKHVLVLARTGGLDCLADVQKEHLQLLNMMHDVGLKWAEKFLSENASLVFRLGYHSAPSMRQLHLHVISQDFESTQLKNKKHWNSFNTAFFRDSVDVMDEVSSDGKATLKDDDKLLSMELRCHRCRSAHPNIPRLKSHIRSCQSPFPAYLLQNGRLVHAPGEPRNSVQ, from the exons ATGGACATGATGGACGTGGATGAAACTTCTGCACCCAGAG AGGGCAAGCCCGTTTTGGTGATCCTGGTAGGAGCACCCGGGAGTGGTAAATCCACCTTCGGCGAAGATGTAATGCGTTCATCTACTCGCCACTGGGTTCGCGTTTGCCAG gACACTATTGGAAATGGCAAAGCAGGAACTAAAGCTCAGTGCCTAAGCAGTGCAACTAGTGCATTGAAGGATGGAAAGAGTGTATTTATTGACAGGTGCAATCTTGACAGAGAACAGCGGTCAGAATTCATAAAGCTTGGTGGTGGACTCCAAATAGATGTCCATGCAGTTGTACTTGATCTTCCTGCGAAGCTTTGTATTTCTCGATCAGTCAATCGAACTGGGCATGAAGGAAATTTGCAGGGTGGAAGAGCAGCTGCAGTTGTGAATAGAATGCTTCAACATAAAGAGCTTCCCAAATTAAGTGAAGGCTTTAACCGGATAACATTTTGTCAGAATGAGAATGATGTAAAAAATGCGATTAATTTATACAGCTCACTTGGGCCACTGGATAATCTTCCGCATGGCTGCTTTGGCCAGAAGAATACAGATTCGAAAATTCAAGTTGGCATAATGAAGTTCCTAAAAAGAGCAGAGGTCCCACTTGCTGCTGCATCTACAACGAGTGGCACTGAAGAGCCTACTTCCCAGACTCCGAGAAATAATTCGTACTGCAAAGATAAGGAAGCACTTTCCTCAATTTCAGATACTGACAACTTAGAGACAAAGGAAGTAGAAAGGCAAGAAGTTGGTTCTGCTGGTTCGCATGCCAATCCAGTTTGTCCGGATGATATTCCAACTCTGGCATTTCCCTCTATTTCAACATCTGATTTCCAATTCAATCTTGAGAAGGCAGCTGATATTATCGTTGAGAAGGTTGCAGAGTTCTTAAATAAGTTTAGGAATGCCAGACTTGTTCTTGTTGACTTATCTCATAAGTCAAAGATTTTGTCCTTAGTTAAAGCCAGAATTGCAGAAAAAAACATGGACACCCAAAAGTTTTTTACCCATGTTGGGGACATTACTCATCTTTATTCCAGGGGAGGTTTGCGATGCAATGCCATTGCTAATGCTGCCAACTG GAGGTTGAAACCTGGAGGTGGAGGTGTTAATGCAGCAATTTTTAATGCTGCAGGTCCAGAACTGGAGTCTGCAACAAAAGATAAAGTAAAATCTCTTTCACCTGGGAATGCTGCTGTTGTCCCTCTGCCTTCATCTTCTCCTTTGTTCACCAGAGAGGGTGTAACCCATGTAATACATGTTCTTGGACCTAATATGAACCCACAAAGACCAAATTATCTAAATAATGATTATAATAAAGGCTGCAAAATTCTGCAAGATGCTTATACTTCACTCTTTGATGGTTTTGCGTCTATTGTGCGGAACCACCCAGGGATACCAGAGGGAAAAGGTGAAAAGCTTGAAAGGAAATCATTGGAGTTGCCGGTTCAGTCTGATTGTTCTTCCAGAAAATATTTTACAGGTACTGATCAAAAGAGTAAGAGAAGTGATGATCATGGATCAGAGAAAAGCAAGAAATGCAAGGGAACTCAGGATGACTTAGGATTGCCCTTTACTGATTCTAAGGGTGAAAAGGTAGATTCAGAGCATAGAAGAATAGAGAGGAGCAGGAGTAAGGCTTGGGGATCATGGGCTCAAGCTCTTCACCAAATAGCTATGCATCCTGAAAAGCATAAGGGTGATTTGCTTGAAATTTCCGATGATGTTGTTGTATTGAATGATATCTATCCAAAG GCGCAGAAGCATGTTCTGGTGTTGGCACGAACTGGGGGTCTTGACTGCCTCGCTGATGTCCAAAAGGAGCACCTTCAGTTATTGAACATGATGCACGATGTGGGTTTAAAGTGGGCTGAGAAGTTCTTAAGCGAGAATGCTTCTCTGGTATTTCGACTTGGGTATCACTCG GCACCATCGATGCGACAACTACATTTACATGTTATTAGCCAGGACTTTGAATCAACACAATTAAAGAATAAGAAGCACTGGAACTCATTTAACACTGCTTTCTTTCGTGACTCGGTTGATGTAATGGATGAGGTCTCTAGTGATGGGAAGGCAACGTTGAAAGATGATGACAAGCTACTCTCTATGGAGTTGAGGTGCCACAGATGTAGAAGTGCACATCCAAACATACCCCGGTTAAAATCTCATATAAGAAGCTGCCAATCCCCATTTCCTGCATACCTACTTCAGAATGGACGTTTAGTGCATGCTCCGGGGGAACCTCGCAACAGTGTACAGTAG